A portion of the Punica granatum isolate Tunisia-2019 chromosome 7, ASM765513v2, whole genome shotgun sequence genome contains these proteins:
- the LOC116212613 gene encoding uncharacterized protein At4g15970-like, producing MADMTSKGADDEENCRDSGGGVANSEGENQSCTLCSETSGNGGGFRLYLAKDLRIGLLFAGLAVSCLLLFNSTNPLKFFPTSYYSSIGAGSPVGRKVRSLDVVLKSAAMEDSRTVILTTLNDAWAEPDSVFDLFLESFRVGNGTRRLLDHLIVVALDKKAYDRCLAVHHHCFALTTKGMDFSSEAEFMSTDYLEMMWRRIDFLRVVLKKGYDFVFTDTDIMWLRSPFPHFYSDADFQIACDYYRFSAADKRNSPNGGFTYVRSNNRTVEFYKFWYESRKSFPGQHDQDVLNKIKSHNFLHYIGLQMRFLDTAYIGGFCQLSRDLNRVCTMHANCCVGLDNKIHDLSALLDDWRKYMASGTGGWSVPKACRGSFGRPHKPHKHDLFWRR from the exons ATGGCAGACATGACTTCAAAGGGAGCTGATGATGAGGAAAATTGTAGAGATAGCGGAGGCGGCGTGGCGAATAGTGAGGGTGAGAACCAGAGTTGTACTTTGTGTTCAGAGACGTCCGGGAATGGTGGGGGTTTCCGGCTTTATCTGGCGAAGGACCTGAGGATTGGCCTTCTGTTCGCGGGGCTAGCCGTGTCGTGCTTGCTCCTATTCAATTCGACCAATCCCCTGAAGTTCTTCCCGACCTCGTACTACAGCTCCATTGGCGCCGGCAGCCCCGTG GGCAGAAAGGTGCGCAGCCTGGACGTCGTCCTGAAATCCGCAGCCATGGAAGATAGCAGGACAGTGATACTGACCACACTGAACGATGCGTGGGCGGAGCCCGATTCCGTATTCGACTTGTTCCTTGAGAGCTTCCGGGTTGGGAATGGGACGCGCAGGCTCCTTGACCACCTCATTGTGGTTGCACTAGACAAGAAGGCTTATGACCGCTGCCTGGCCGTGCACCACCACTGCTTCGCCCTCACCACCAAGGGGATGGACTTCTCCAGCGAGGCCGAATTCATGTCCACCGACTACTTGGAGATGATGTGGCGGCGGATCGACTTTCTCAGGGTCGTGCTCAAGAAGGGCTACGACTTTGTCTTCACG GATACGGACATCATGTGGCTTCGGAGTCCATTCCCTCACTTCTACTCAGACGCAGACTTTCAGATCGCGTGTGACTACTACCGCTTTAGCGCCGCCGATAAGAGGAATAGTCCAAATGGCGGGTTCACCTATGTGCGGTCCAATAACCGCACGGTCGAGTTCTACAAATTCTGGTATGAGTCAAGGAAGTCCTTCCCGGGACAACATGACCAGGACGTGCTCAACAAGATCAAGTCTCACAACTTCCTCCATTACATCGGGCTGCAGATGAGGTTCCTTGACACAGCCTACATCGGCGGGTTCTGTCAGCTCTCGAGGGACCTCAACCGTGTATGCACAATGCATGCCAACTGCTGCGTCGGGCTCGACAACAAGATCCATGACCTGTCCGCCCTGCTCGATGACTGGAGGAAGTACATGGCTTCGGGGACGGGTGGTTGGAGTGTTCCCAAGGCCTGCAG AGGGTCGTTTGGACGGCCGCACAAGCCACATAAGCATGACCTTTTTTGGAGACGTTAA